One window of the Yamadazyma tenuis chromosome 6, complete sequence genome contains the following:
- the CAB2 gene encoding Phosphopantothenate--cysteine ligase cab2 (COG:H; EggNog:ENOG503NWZU; BUSCO:EOG09263YFX), giving the protein MSGKSYHTSNPETEGAIDRNVPDFPIAGQSEEESYFRTHSAPSYLPEIQAQLESFIEYHLKNTGKRIALVTSGGTTVPLENNTVRFIDNFSAGTRGATSAEYFLENGYAVIFLHREFSLLPYSRHYSHTTNCFLDYMVEKDNKIEISPDFAPEMLQVLRKYNAAKSSNSLILVPFTTVNQYLFTLRMGSEALKKMGKNALFYLAAAVSDFFLPQSRMPQHKIQSQASGKLIVDLEQVPKFLSRLVDNWAPRSMIISFKLETDDSILIKKATAALDKYQHQLVIGNLLQTRKKEVVFVKPDSSQDWVRLTDKQVETNVEIESLIIPKVVQEHTLWINS; this is encoded by the coding sequence ATGTCTGGCAAATCGTACCACACATCAAACCCAGAAACAGAAGGTGCCATCGACAGAAATGTCCCTGACTTTCCTATTGCCGGGCAAAGTGAAGAGGAGAGCTACTTCAGAACCCACCTGGCCCCCAGTTACTTGCCAGAGATCCAAGCCCAATTAGAGTCGTTTATCGAATACCACCTCAAGAATACCGGTAAACGAATTGCGTTGGTGACCAGCGGCGGTACCACCGTGCCATTGGAAAATAACACGGTACGATTCATCGATAACTTTAGTGCTGGGACCAGAGGTGCCACCTCGGCCGAATACTTTCTTGAAAACGGATATGCGGTTATCTTCTTACACAGAGAGTTCTCATTATTACCATACTCCAGGCACTACAGTCATACCACAAACTGTTTCTTGGACTATATGGTGGAGAAGGACAATAAGATCGAAATCAGCCCCGATTTTGCTCCCGAAATGTTGCAGGTATTACGGAAATACAATGCGGCTAAAAGCTCTAATCTGTTAATATTGGTGCCTTTCACCACCGTAAATCAGTACTTGTTCACCTTGAGAATGGGGTCAGAggccttgaagaaaatgggtAAGAACGCCTTGTTCTACTTGGCTGCTGCCGTGtctgacttcttcttgccCCAACTGAGAATGCCTCAACACAAGATTCAGTCGCAAGCATCTGGAAAATTGATTGTGGATTTGGAGCAGGttcccaagttcttgagcCGGTTGGTCGACAACTGGGCTCCCAGGTCCATGATAAtttcgttcaagttggaaaccGATGatctgattttgatcaaaaaggCTACTGCTGCTTTGGACAAGTACCAACACCAGCTAGTAATTGGAAACTTGTTGCAGACtagaaagaaagaagtgGTGTTCGTCAAACCCGATCTGTCACAGGACTGGGTGAGACTTACTGACAAGCAGGTCGAAACCAATGTGGAAATCGAGAGCTTGATTATACCAAAGGTTGTGCAAGAACACACCTTATGGATAAACTCCTAG
- the CRZ1_1 gene encoding DNA-binding transcription factor (EggNog:ENOG503NUFJ; COG:K) produces the protein MNNNYNSFGYLQNNYDTNSPPPAPTSNDAHFLPDFTGNPKDYGVTNNSLNPQFRDLSQNSDTGPSQYSSQISYLNVSSNNSQYLNPNSPGNQSSHSLYSDYSSNPASPYFDALSNISQNHGNSPGLLPQQPGVSLAADTTYLDTANFDHEIALGGSISSVNLAGMGSRYAVPVAPPQALSNFDHGAQIDLDSNQYDQINQLVQSQLATISPQPSSGITNNSFYDSHQLEEINKINGNFNPPPTIVYPNDYIKQEPDNEGSIGLHRTPSLFSNSSHNSSAHNETSNDYDQMTDGNLLAPGETKRSRSRSRSRNKSVSSRSSHSRSGSGSFTDEDEDDEDEEDGQPRNVISTREKMLELASPNQISKRTQKHPSAYACHLCDKRFTRPYNLKSHLRTHTDERPFICNMCGKAFARQHDRKRHEDLHSGEKRFQCKGVLKDGTPYGCGRRFARADALRRHFQTEAGKICIKSLIEEEEKDGIRRDDALPSSSESMFLSPGLSVPQVAISPPEP, from the coding sequence ATGAACAACAACTACAATTCATTTGGCTACCTCCAAAACAACTACGACACAAACTCCCCCCCGCCGGCGCCCACCTCCAATGATGCGCATTTCTTGCCCGACTTTACTGGAAACCCCAAAGATTATGGTGTGACCAACAACCTGTTGAATCCCCAGTTCAGAGACCTTAGCCAGAATTCCGACACCGGACCTAGCCAGTACTCGTCCCAGATTCTGTACCTCAACGTGCTGTCCAATAACTCCCAGTATTTGAATCCCAACAGCCCTGGAAACCAGTCTCTGCACTCACTTTATTCTGACTACTCATCCAACCCAGCGTCTCCATACTTTGATGCGTTGTCCAACATATCACAAAACCATGGTAATTCACCCGGACTTTTACCCCAGCAGCCGGGAGTCTCGCTTGCAGCAGACACCACGTACCTTGATACCGCCAATTTTGATCATGAAATCGCCTTAGGGGGCTCCATTTCCAGTGTCAATTTGGCGGGCATGGGCTCCAGATATGCCGTGCCGGTGGCTCCTCCACAGGCCCTTTCAAACTTTGACCACGGTGCCCAGATTGACTTGGATTCAAATCAGTACGATCAAATAAACCAACTTGTACAACTGCAATTGGCCACTATTAGCCCCCAGCCATCTTCTGGTATCACCAACAATCTGTTTTACGACTCCCACCAACtcgaagaaatcaacaaaatcaatggcaACTTCAATCCCCCTCCCACCATTGTTTATCCAAACGACTACATCAAACAAGAACCTGATAATGAAGGCAGCATTGGACTACATCGGACTCCTTCgttgttttccaactcctccCACAATTCGTCTGCCCACAATGAGACGCTGAATGACTACGATCAAATGACCGATGGCAATCTTCTAGCACCTGGTGAAACCAAACGAAGCCGAAGTCGTAGCCGAAGTCGTAATAAGTCCGTTAGTAGTCGGTCAAGTCATAGTAGATCGGGGTCTGGTTCATTCACcgatgaagacgaagatgatgaagacgaagaagacggCCAGCCTCGCAATGTAATCTCCACCAGAGAAAAAATGCTCGAGTTGGCATCCCCCAACCAGATCTCTAAAAGAACCCAAAAGCACCCCAGTGCTTATGCCTGTCATTTGTGTGACAAGCGGTTCACCAGACCttacaacttgaagtctcACTTACGGACCCATACCGATGAAAGACCGTTCATTTGCAATATGTGTGGGAAGGCCTTTGCCAGACAACATGATAGAAAACGTCATGAAGACTTACACTCTGGTGAGAAACGGTTCCAGTGCAAGGGCGTATTGAAAGACGGCACCCCGTACGGGTGTGGCCGACGGTTTGCCCGTGCTGACGCTTTACGCCGACACTTTCAAACCGAGGCTGGGAAGATATGTATCAAGTCGTTGATagaggaggaagaaaaggacGGTATTAGAAGAGATGATGCTCTACCAAGCTCGAGTGAGTCTATGTTTTTAAGTCCCGGATTGTCGGTGCCACAAGTGGCCATTCTGCCACCCGAGCCTTAG
- a CDS encoding cyclophilin type peptidyl-prolyl cis-trans isomerase (EggNog:ENOG503NZWF; COG:O): protein MSSNNNSNSDPVVFLDILQGNEPLGRVKIELFKELPRTTENFRQFCTGEYREAGRPTGYKGSKFHRVIPHFMIQGGDFVKFNGTGTKTIYGTDLFDDESFKFDHHKYSVSMANSGPNSNGCQFFICCKRLEHLDGKHVVFGKVVEGFEIVDRIEASGTAKGTPRDEIVISNCGEM from the exons ATGAgctccaacaacaattccaactcgGATCCAGttgtgtttttggataTCCTCCAAGGAA ACGAGCCTTTGGGCCGCGTAAAAATCGagcttttcaaagaattgcCTAG AACCACCGAGAACTTTCGGCAGTTTTGCACAGGAGAGTACCGTGAGGCTGGGCGGCCGACCGGGTATAAGGGAAGCAAGTTCCACCGGGTGATACCGCATTTCATGATTCAGGGAGGAGACTTTGTGAAGTTCAATGGTACTGGCACCAAAACCATCTATGGCACCGATttgtttgatgatgagtCGTTTAAGTTCGACCATCATAAGTATTCTGTTTCCATGGCCAACTCGGGTCCCAATTCCAATGGGTgtcaatttttcatttgctGCAAAAGACTAGAGCATTTGGACGGAAAGCATGTTGTGTTTGGAAAGGTTGTGGAAGGGTTTGAGATTGTGGATCGTATAGAGGCGTCAGGAACAGCGAAAGGTACGCCTAGAGATGAGATTGTGATTTCGAATTGTGGGGAGATGTAG
- the SAM50 gene encoding sam50-like protein (BUSCO:EOG09263DQH; EggNog:ENOG503NUW7; COG:M), producing the protein MEGFMNTADSKSKEQKELEKLLQQKQQLLQRQNSEYLNDLFSMNTTKPVKVGSIQVNNSDNFRVGFLNAQFSPLDKQQFTLRSFVESLDQVTRNFTKVNVLENLVIQLNSAQPQQKLYIPTNPDSMTLIPTFNLFPVKRFYAKTGSNIGNGEGDGYIQFQFKNLFGGAENVSFDATTGTRTSSSYLLNYNMPINNNTSYVWENLFYVNSRSLEWIGCETKNTGINTKISTRYDGPINHEIGLSSIWRILDNKSAKSLSILNQCGHNFKSALSYNFIYDTRNNKHLPNTGKLFRAGVELGGLTKLSSHEFIKTICETQFTSKLGVSSHLIFTNKFGFLHSAKESFILDRFFMGGPNDVRSFSLNGLGPKSYGKSLGGDAFLNGGVSLISRLPYTSHDSNFKLHNFFNYGALQLYNHTQSPQQNLRNLFGSFSTSIGLGVLYNHPMARFELNFVLPLTAHERDFNRKGLQYGVGISFL; encoded by the coding sequence ATGGAAGGGTTTATGAACACGGCGGattccaagtccaaagaaCAGAAGGAGCTCGAGAAGTTGCTTCAACAGAAGCAGCAGCTTCTACAACGTCAAAACTCCGAGTATCTCAATGACTTGTTTCTGATGAACACCACCAAGCCCGTCAAGGTCGGGTCTATCCAAGTCAACAATTCAGATAATTTTCGAGTTGGGTTTTTGAACGCCCAATTTTCGCCCTTGGACAAGCAGCAATTTACTCTCAGGCTGTTTGTGGAGTCCCTCGACCAAGTGACTCGAAATTTCACCAAAGTTAACGTTCTCGAAAACTTGGTGATCCAGCTCAACTCGGcccaaccccaacaaaAACTCTATATTCCCACAAACCCCGACTCGATGACCCTCATACCGACGTTCAATCTTTTCCCCGTGAAGCGATTTTACGCCAAGACTGGAAGTAACATTGGAAACGGAGAAGGTGATGGATATATCCAGTTCCAATTCAAAAACCTATTTGGGGGAGCTGAAAATGTGTCTTTTGATGCTACCACTGGAACCCGGACTTCATCCTCATATTTGCTCAACTACAATATGcccatcaacaacaataccaGTTATGTATGGGAGAACTTGTTCTACGTCAACTCCAGATCATTAGAGTGGATTGGCTGCGAAACTAAGAACACAGgtatcaacaccaagatctCCACCAGGTACGACGGACCCATTAACCACGAGATTGGCCTCAGCAGTATCTGGAGGATTCTCGATAACAAGAGTGCCAAATCCCTCAGTATCCTAAACCAGTGTGGTCATAACTTCAAGAGTGCCCTCAGCTATAACTTTATCTATGACACCAGGAATAACAAGCATCTCCCGAACACTGGCAAGTTGTTCCGGGCCGGAGTTGAGTTAGGGGGTCTCACGAAGCTCAGTTCGCATGAGTTTATCAAAACCATATGTGAAACCCAGTTCACTCTGAAGTTAGGTGTGCTGAGCCATTTGATTTTTACCAACAAGTTTGGATTTCTCCACTCCGCCAAAGAATCCTTCATCCTTGACCGGTTCTTCATGGGAGGTCCCAACGATGTGAGGTCGTTTAGCCTCAACGGTCTCGGTCCCAAGTCGTACGGGAAATCACTTGGAGGAGATGCGTTTTTGAACGGTGGAGTTtcgttgatatcaagaCTTCCATACACATCTCAtgactccaacttcaaattgcataacttcttcaactacGGGGCTCTCCAGCTCTATAATCACACGCAACTGCCTCAGCAGAACTTGAGGAATTTATTTGGGCTGTTTTCCACCAGTATAGGACTTGGAGTATTGTACAACCACCCAATGGCCCGGTTTGAGTTGAATTTTGTGTTGCCATTGACTGCACACGAAAGAGACTTTAACAGAAAAGGTCTCCAGTATGGGGTGGGcatttctttcttgtaa
- the SSN8 gene encoding RNA polymerase II holoenzyme cyclin-like subunit (COG:K; BUSCO:EOG09262K8C; EggNog:ENOG503NY2B): protein MSADFWSSSQRGKWQFNRQSLLDQRRRLLILEKKMIQNGFIKDYPNITYDSNMRIYLHNLLIRLGRRLNVRQVPLATAEVYLSRFLLKVSLKEINVYLMVTACIYVASKVEECPQHIRLIISEARNLWPEYIPHEVSKLAEFEFYLLEEMDLFLILHHPYRSLIQLQRFLTANLDQYHFLLTNDELQHTWSLINDSYITDLPLLFPPHIIAVSCVYITIVLKKALNSIRLNKSITGDGMGAGSTGGGSTGDDHPESAQMDAHGTDKEMHIDDLMALTSENSASDNNALESGSGLQDMKLDEDTIRINRFMNFLGHSHINLDEVSEAMQDIINVYVIWNRYNEANVKKSLQYMLLNR, encoded by the coding sequence ATGTCTGCCGATTTCTGGAGCTCATCACAACGGGGCAAATGGCAGTTCAATCGCCAGTCCCTTCTTGATCAGCGACGCCGGCTACTCatcttggagaagaaaatgatcCAGAACGGCTTCATCAAGGATTACCCCAACATCACCTACGACTCCAACATGCGCATCTATCTCCATAACTTATTGATCAGATTGGGCCGACGTCTCAACGTCAGACAGGTGCCCCTCGCCACCGCCGAAGTGTACCTCTCCCGCTTTCTCTTGAAGGTGTCactcaaagaaatcaacgTGTACCTCATGGTAACCGCATGTATCTACGTCGCCAGCAAGGTTGAAGAATGCCCCCAACACATCCGACTCATCATTTCTGAAGCTCGAAATCTCTGGCCAGAGTATATCCCCCATGAGGTCAGTAAGCTCGCCGAGTTCGAGTTCTACTTACTCGAAGAAATGGACCTATTTTTGATTCTCCACCACCCATACCGATCGCTcatccaactccaacggtTTTTGACCGCCAACCTCGACCAGTACCAtttcttgttgaccaaCGATGAGCTCCAACATACGTGGTCGTTGATCAATGATAGCTACATCACCGATTTGCCATTGCTCTTCCCTCCGCATATCATCGCTGTGTCATGTGTCTACATCACCATTGTGTTGAAAAAAGCCCTAAACTCCATCAGGCTCAACAAGAGTATCACCGGTGATGGCATGGGCGCCGGCAGTACTGGCGGTGGTTCTACGGGAGATGACCACCCCGAGTCGGCACAAATGGATGCTCACGGAACTGATAAAGAGATGCACATCGACGATTTGATGGCCTTGACTAGCGAAAACTCTGCCAGCGACAATAATGCCCTCGAGTCGGGGTCCGGCCTTCAGGACATGAAGTTGGACGAAGATACCATACGTATCAACCGGTTTatgaacttcttgggtCATAGCCACATTAACCTCGATGAAGTTTCGGAAGCCATgcaagatatcatcaatgtCTACGTGATTTGGAACCGATATAACGAAGCTAACGTCAAGAAATCCCTTCAGTATATGCTATTGAATCGGTAG
- the lag1 gene encoding Sphingosine N-acyltransferase lag1 (COG:U; EggNog:ENOG503NYZN) yields the protein MTERTLLKQTDTDTTDTLKPSTPKPNPSSKSSDGTRYENSFVAFIERNSFPFSRTVLFLLYSLHIFSKNSTVHTWTSKLVTLSNQTGIDANGYPVYDICNDDAFVVLHGVLLFMFIRSFLMIYVFAPFASYTFRMDKRAKVRFAEQSWSCFYASFSTIYGMYLYYNSEYWGHLENLFAGWPHDKMSTSFKAYYLMQIAFWLSQIIVLNIEEKRKDHYQMFGHHIITSLLCIGSYQNYYMRIGNLILILMDFCDVCLTGAKVLKYAGFSTLCDIMFVCFLLSWVILRHGVYNYLFYYAMANAESLMTLHRCVPGVVEEKCWSRFVLYTCFVLLAILQLLCIAWLYSISKVAYRVVSGTGAEDVRSDSDDSDDELEDEQQSNEQQLAENKKN from the coding sequence ATGACCGAGAGAACCCTTCTTAAACAAACGGACACCGACACAACCGACACACTCAAACCGTCAACCCCCAAACCCAACCCGTCGTCTAAGTCATCAGATGGTACTAGATACGAAAACTCCTTTGTTGCATTTATCGAGAGAAACCTGTTCCCGTTTTCTCGAACCgttttgttcttgttgtacCTGCTTCACATATTTTCTAAGAACTCTACCGTCCATACATGGACCTCCAAGCTCGTCACGTTACTGAACCAAACTGGAATTGATGCCAACGGGTACCCCGTATACGATATATGTAATGATGATGCGTTTGTGGTTCTTCACGGTGTGCTTCTTTTCATGTTTATTCGATCGTTTTTGATGATCTACGTATTTGCGCCATTTGCATCCTACACCTTCAGAATGGACAAAAGAGCCAAGGTACGGTTCGCCGAGCAAAGTTGGAGCTGCTTCTACGCATCGTTTTCCACCATTTATGGCATGTATTTGTATTACAACTCCGAATACTGGGGGCACTTGGAAAATTTGTTCGCTGGGTGGCCTCACGACAAAATGTCCACCTCATTCAAGGCATACTATCTTATGCAAATAGCCTTTTGGCTCCTGCAAATCATTGTGTTGAACAtcgaagaaaagagaaaagatCACTACCAGATGTTCGGCCATCATATCATCACCAGTCTTTTATGTATTGGCTCCTACCAAAATTACTACATGAGAATAGGaaacttgatcttgatcttgatggACTTCTGTGATGTATGCTTAACGGGAGccaaggtcttgaagtATGCCGGATTCTCCACCCTTTGTGACATCATGTTCGTCTGCTTCTTATTGTCCTGGGTGATCTTGAGACATGGTGTCTACAACTACCTTTTCTATTATGCCATGGCCAATGCCGAATCCTTAATGACTTTACATCGGTGTGTCCCTGGCGTAGTGGAGGAAAAGTGTTGGAGCCGCTTTGTTCTCTACACATGCTTTGTTCTTTTGGCCATTTTGCAATTGTTGTGTATTGCTTGGCTATACTCGATTTCTAAAGTCGCATACAGAGTTGTATCTGGAACCGGGGCTGAAGATGTGAGAAGCGATTCCGATGACAGCGATGACgaattggaagatgaacaaCAGTCAAATGAACAACAGTTAgctgaaaacaaaaaaaacTAG
- the AVT7 gene encoding Vacuolar amino acid transporter 7 (COG:E; EggNog:ENOG503NUEH), with translation MEPVTGGASFVSSAVSLTKTIIGAGLLSMPLAYSTDGLVFGTFIILLAAATSGFGLFLQAYVSRFVPSGHATFFSVCSASYPNLSVVFDLAIAIQCFGCALSYLVLVGDLMPTIIHRIPHVQEDNLRTFWILASTVITVPLAMLKNLDSLKYTSVLGLVAIAYMSLLVITHFLVGDVPQELKGNLSYFPPNVTGVFSTFSIIVFAFTGHQNMFSIINEAKDKSLKSLTVLVNVAIFTSAALFIFVGLAGYLTFGDLVTGNVILSYPASVSATLGRSCIAFMVLFSFPLMLHPARISVNNIYFWLKTRYLNEPVDENGPLLAESNPNIAREPPVVPLPEPRFYTITVGLLLLGYVLAVSIKSFALVLAIVGATGSTAISFILPGLFGYKLSTNNTKAGAVLKVLSYILVIWGFCVMVLCLYTSLFLNPA, from the coding sequence ATGGAACCTGTAACTGGAGGTGCCTCGTTCGTGTCGTCGGCTGTCAGCCTCACAAAGACCATCATAGGAGCGGGGTTGCTCTCAATGCCCTTGGCATACTCCACTGACGGCCTCGTATTTGGCACATTCATCATCCTTCTCGCGGCAGCTACTTCAGGGTTTGGGTTATTCTTACAGGCTTATGTCTCGAGGTTTGTGCCTTCGGGACACGCCACGTTCTTTAGTGTGTGCTCAGCGTCGTACCCCAACTTGTCGGTTGTTTTCGATTTGGCCATTGCAATCCAATGTTTTGGATGTGCCTTGTCATACTTGGTACTTGTGGGAGATTTAATGCCAACGATTATACATCGTATTCCACATGTCCAGGAAGACAATCTCCGGACGTTCTGGATCTTGGCATCAACCGTGATCACGGTGCCATTGGCcatgttgaaaaacttggactCGCTAAAGTACACTTCGGTTTTAGGATTGGTTGCTATTGCTTATATGtccttgttggtgattACTCATTTCTTGGTAGGAGACGTACCACAGGAGCTTAAAGGCAACTTGTCATATTTTCCACCCAATGTGACTGGAGTCTTCAGCACGTTCTCAATCATCGTGTTTGCATTCACCGGTCACCAGAACATGTTTTCCATCATCAACGAAGCGAAAgacaagtctttgaagagcttgacGGTGTTGGTGAACGTGGCCATCTTCACATCTGCAGCCTTGTTCATCTTTGTGGGGTTGGCTGGATACTTGACGTTTGGAGACTTGGTCACGGGAAACGTGATTTTGCTGTATCCAGCATCTGTTTCTGCTACTTTGGGGAGAAGCTGCATTGCATTCATGGTGTTATTCTCCTTCCCGTTGATGTTGCACCCAGCCCGAATCTCCGTCAACAACATATACTTTTGGTTGAAAACCCGCTACCTCAACGAAccagttgatgagaatggTCCCTTGTTGGCCGAATCAAATCCCAATATTGCTAGAGAGCCACCGGTGGTACCGCTACCTGAGCCACGATTCTACACCATAACCGTGGGCTTGTTATTGCTCGGGTATGTGTTGGCAGTTTCGATCAAGTCGTTTGCGTTGGTGTTGGCAATTGTCGGTGCTACGGGATCAACTGCCATCTCGTTTATCTTGCCAGGTCTATTTGGATACAAATTGTCaaccaacaacaccaaagcAGGAGcggtgttgaaggtgttgtCATACATTCTTGTGATCTGGGGGTTCTGCGTGATGGTGTTGTGTCTCTACACGAGcttgtttttgaacccaGCGTAA